The Kineothrix sp. IPX-CK genomic interval CCTCATATGTGATGGTATTGGCGGATTATGTAGAGGAGAGCAGGCCAGCGGCTTTGTGTCGGAGCGAATGACCGAATGGTTTTACGCAGAGGCACTCCCTATGATGGCACGATACAAAAAAATGAAAAAAATAAAGCGGGCAGGAATACGAAGCCTATATGCCTGTAACGAAGAAATGAGAAAATTTGCATCTCAGGAGCAGATACAATTTGGAACAACAATCACCATGATGATTTTTTACAAGAAACATTACTTGCTCTGGCACAGCGGGGATACAAGAGCCTACCGCATTTCCCTGAAAAGGAAAATGATTAAAACAAGTAAAGACGAAAGAATGAATTCCCAAGGAGTTCTAAAACGCCTGACCAGAGATCACTCGGCAGATGAGCATATCTTAACGAAATGTATTGGAAGCTTCGTGTGGAAGGAACCGGACAGCCATATAGGAAGAATAAAGAAAAAAAACACCTTTTTGCTCTGTTCCGATGGTTTCCGGCATGTAATCTCAGAGGAAAAGCTAACAGAGACGCTGCTCCCGTCCCATCTCACCTCGAAAGAACAAATAGGACGCAGAATAAAGGAAATTGCTGATTATTCCAAAAGGCGGGGAGAGAAGGATAATATTTCTGCCATAGTTATCAAAACCGGGTAAAGGAGGACAATGTCGTGGAAAATGAATTAGGAAATTTGGAGGAAATACCGGAAGAAAAATATCAGATGGAAGGATTGCAAATAGGAAAATGTAAGATAGAAGAATTTCTGATAGAAAAATATCGTATACAAGAAGAAATCGGAAAAGGGGGAAGCGGAATCGTATATAAGGCACAGGATGAACGCTTAGGACGTACCGTGGCAGTGAAGGAATTTCACGGTGGCAAATATGCAAGAAAAGAAATCGAACTGCTCAAGAAATTGAAACACCAGGCGCTTCCTGATATTTTTGATTATATAGTGGCGGGAGAGAAGAAATATCTTGTCATGGAATACATAGAAGGGGTGACCCTTGAAAGCTATGTGAAGAAATTTGGACCTATCTGTCAAAAGCAGGCACTCGTGTGGGCAGGTGAACTTGCGCAGGTTCTCCATTATCTGCATGGGCGAGGTGAACCGGTAATCTATCGGGATATGAAGCCTTCTAATGTGATGATAAACGATAGGGGCGAAGCCAAGCTTATCGATTTTGGCAGCGCATATTTTAAATATGAGGAGAGGCAGGAACAGATATGCACGGGTACCTACGGCTATGCGGCGCCGGAGCAGTTTGGAAGAAGTGCGGGATCGGTTGTGGATGAGAGGAGTGATGTCTATGGTCTGGGAGCAACCCTTCACTATATGCTTACGGGAAGCGATCCATCTCTGCCTCCTTTTCTGATACAGCCCCTTCGATTTTACAATGCAGCATTGTCACCCGGACTGGAAAAAGTAATTAAGAAGGCAACAGAGAAGGAGAGGGAGAGACGGTATCAGAACATAGCACAAATGGAGGAAGCGCTAAAGAAGCAGAATGGGGCAGACAAGAGGCGGAAGTGGATGTATGCAGTGGCAGGCGTTATTTATTATATATTATTGCTTATCGCAGGGGGTATATTTTTGAACTTGTGGGAGTTATATATAAGATATGGAGAAGAGAGGCTTATCGGCAATGAATGGAAAGTGGAAGTTACAGCGGGAGTTATTATTGCTCTTTGCCTTATAAAAACGGTACTTGGAAGCAGGAGAGCGGGGCCGTGCAAAAAGGTAAGGCAGATAAAGTCTGTTTACCTTTCCGCTAAAAAGAACAGAGGGCTTATGATGATTTTTTGTATCGTAATGGCTTCCTTTCTTCTGGCGGCCCCTTGTATGGCTTCTGAAAAGGATGAGATCTTCCCTGTAGTCATCCGGAACGAAAAGGGACAGAAGTTAATCATCCGGTATGATACTGTGTACAGTCCCCCGGGAGATATGAAATTAGAAGTACCGGCGGACAGTTTTGAAGGCGGGAAAGAATACGAGCTTACTCTTATTTGTACCGAGCTTGATACAAAGGACGAAAGAAGCAGAACTTTTTACTTGAAATTTCCCGCACCTTGACACTAAAATAGGGGTATGATAGACTTCAAGTTATCATACCATCGATTGACTCATGCAAAACTCATGGTTCAGGGCGTGTAAGATCTTGTCAATCGATGGTACAGTTTGTCGGAGAACTCCGGCAGGGAGGTATTCATGTATAGAGATAATACGAAGGTTGTACATATAGGAAATAGGGTGATTGGCGGTGGGAATCCCATTCTGATCCAGTCTATGACAAATACGAGGACAGAGGATGTGGAAGCCACAGTTACGCAGATACACAGGCTGGAGCAGGCGGGCTGCGAAATCATTCGATGCACGGTGCCTACTATGGAGGCGGCGCTTGCTATAAAAGAGATTAAAAAGCAAATATCCATACCTTTAGTAGCCGATATTCATTTCGATTACCGGATGGCGATTGCAGCAATGGAAAACGGTGCGGATAAGATAAGAATCAATCCGGGAAATATCGGGAAAAAGGAAAATGTCGCCGCTGTCGTAACGGTGGCGAAGGAGCGGAATATCCCCATTCGCGTCGGTGTAAACAGCGGCTCTTTGGAAAAGGATCTGATTGAAAAATACGGCGGTGTCACCGCACAGGGAATCGTGGAAAGTGCGCTGGATAAGGTGAAGATGATAGAGGAGCTGGGCTATGATCATCTGGTGATCAGTATCAAATCCTCCGATGTGCTTATGTGCGTAAAGGCCCATGAGATATTGGCTAAGGAGACCGGTTACCCGCTTCACGTAGGAATTACAGAGTCGGGAACGCTCTTAGGAGGAAATATCAAATCGGGAGTGGGGCTTGGCATCATTTTATATCAGGGGATTGGTGATACAATCAGGGTGTCCCTGACCGGTGATCCGGTGGAGGAAATCAAATCGGCGAAACTGATTCTGCGCACGCTGGGGCTTAGAAAAGGTGGGATAGAGGTAGTTTCCTGCCCTACCTGCGGCAGAACGAAAATCGATCTGATCCAGCTTGCCAATGAGGTGGAACAGATGGTCCAGGATATACCGTTAGACATCAAGGTAGCAGTGATGGGCTGTGCGGTAAATGGCCCCGGAGAAGCGAGAGAGGCAGATATCGGTATTGCGGGCGGTACCGGAGAAGGGCTGTTAATCAAAAAGGGCAAAATCGTAAAAAAGGTACCGGAGGATCAGCTTCTTTCCGTATTAAAGGAAGAACTGTTAAATTGGAACAAAGAATAGGGTTGATGAGAGTTGAAAAAGTTTTTTGAGGTTTTCCCGTCGTTACAATTGGAGGATAAGCTGCAGGATTTGTTCGGTCAGGTGGAGGTGGAAAGAATCTCTGCTACTAAGCGAAAGGATTTTTTGCGTATCTATATTTCCAGCGACAGACTTATTCGCAAGGAATATGTTATGAAGGTGGAGGAGTCAATAAAAAAACAGCTCTTCCCCAGCTTTTCCATGACAATAAAGATATATGAAAAATATCATCTGTCGGCACAATATAACCCAGAGAAGTTCATGCATATATATAAGGATAGTATTTTGCTGGAACTTAGAGAATATAGTCCGGTGGAATACAATATCTTCAAGAATGCAGACATTGAATATCCTTCGGAAAATAAAATCAGACTTACCATAGAGGATTCCGTACCGGCGAGAAGCAAGTCTGAGGAGCTGCTCCGTATCTTGGATAAGATATATAATGAGAGGTTCGAATTTCAGGTAGATATTTCCGTAGACTATAAGGAAGGGAAATCTGGAAAATATAAAGAAGAAGATGATCTGAAGATTGCAAGGCAGGTTGCGGATATTGCGGCTAGAGTAGGAGGATTATCTCCCGGCGAGGATGCGCAGAATGAATCGGAGGCAGAGGCTAATTCACCTGCGGAACCTAAGTCAGGCGGTGTGACGAAGCCGATCGAGTCTGGAATGAGGGGAAGTTTCCGCACCGGAAGAAAAGACGGTGATAAGAGTGACTTCAGGAGGGCGGTAAAGCGCTCTGATAATCCGGACGTCTTGTACGGCAGGGACTTTGACGAAGAAGCCATGCCTATAGAAGACATCATTGGCGAAATGGGAGAGGTGACGATCCGCGGCAAGATCATCAACATGGATAAGCGTGAGATAAAGAATGAGAAGACTATTCTTTTTTATGATATTACGGACTTTTCGGATACTCTGACGGTAAAACTGTTTGCGGGCAACGAGCAGGTGGCGGAAATAACGGAAGGAATGAGGCCTGGGGCGTTCGTGAAGCTTAAAGGTATGGCTGTCATCGATAAGTTCGATAACGAATTGACCATAGGCTCTATTAGTGGAGTAAAGAGAATACCGGATTTCACCTCTTCACGGTCGGATAACAGTGCCAGAAAGAGAGTGGAGCTTCATTGTCATACCAAAATGAGTGATATGGACGGCGTTTCTGAGGCGAAGGATATTGTTAAGCGTGCCTATAAGTGGGGACATCCGGCTATCGCCATTACGGACCATGGAGTCGTGCAGTCCTTTCCCGATGCCAATCACGTATGGGAGGATTTGTGGAAGGCAGAGAAGGCGAAACGGAAGGAGGCAGGAGATAAGAATCCCGATAAGCAGGACTTCTTCAAGGTTATTTACGGAATGGAAGCCTATCTGGTAGATGATTTGAAGGAAATCGTGACGGGTGATAAGGGGCAGGATTTCAGCAGCACCTTTGTTGTATTCGATATCGAGACTACGGGCTTTTCTCCGGTACATAACAGAATTATAGAAATTGGCGCAGTGAAGGTAATTGACGGACAGATTGCGGACAGATATTCTGCCTTTGTGAATCCGGATGTGCCGATTCCCTTCGAAATAGAGAAACTGACGGGTATCAACGACGAGATGGTTATGGATTCTCCTATGATCGATGTGATTTTGCCGCAATTTTTTGATTTCTGTGAGGATGCAGTGCTGGTAGCCCATAACGCGAATTTCGATATGAGTTTTATTATAGAAAATGCCAGAAGGTTAGGCTTGGAGAAGGAATTTACTTACGTGGATACGGTAGGCATCGCGAGAATACTTCTGCCGCATCAGGCCAGACATACGTTGGACGCGGTGGCAAAAACACTGGGAATATCCCTTGAAAACCATCATCGTGCAGTGGATGATGCGGAAGCTACCGCAGAAATATTTGTAAAGTTCATTCCGATGCTTAAAGAAGAAGGCGCCGATACGTTAAAGAAAGTTAACGCTCTCGGAGCCTCCAGCCCGGATATTGTAAAGAAGCTTCCCACCTACCATGCGATCATTCTTGCCAAGAACGATACGGGACGGGTTAATTTATATCGTCTTGTTTCGGAATCTCATTTAACTTTTTATAGTAAGAGGCCGAGGGTTCCAAAGAGCTTGCTTCTCAAATATAGAGAAGGCTTGATTCTTGGCAGTGCGTGCGAAGCGGGAGAGCTTTATCGGGCTCTGCTAGACGGCAAGGCGGATGCAGAAATTGCAAGGCTTGTTAATTTCTATGATTATTTGGAGATACAGCCTCTTGGCAACAACAAGTTTATGATCGAGTCGGAGAAGGTAAGGAATATCAACTCCATGGATGATATTATGGACATCAATAAGAAAATCGTGGAGCTTGGAGAGCAGTTTGGAAAGCCGGTGGTAGCGACCTGCGATGTGCATTTCCTCGATCCGGAGGATGAGGTTTACCGACGTATCATTATGGCGGGAAAGGGGTTTTCCGATTCGGATGATCAGGCTCCGCTCTACCTTCGCACTACGGAGGAGATGTTGGAGGAGTTCGAATATCTGGGAAGCGATAAAGCGCAGGAGGTAGTCATTACCAATACGAATCTGATTGCGGATATGGTGGAAACCATGTCTCCGGTAAGACCGGATAAATGCGCACCCATCATTCCTGACAGCGACAAGACGCTGACGGATATTTGCTATAATAAGGCACATGAAATATACGGGGATATGTTGCCGGATATCGTGGAAAAAAGATTGGAGAGGGAACTTCATTCCATTATAACCAACGGCTTCGCAGTAATGTATATCATTGCCCAAAAGCTTGTTTGGAAATCGGTGGAGGATGGGTATCTGGTAGGCTCCAGAGGATCGGTAGGCTCCTCTTTTGTGGCGACTATGGCAGGTATCACGGAGGTAAATCCATTAAGCCCGCACTATTATTGCTCAGAATGCCATTATAATGATTTCTATTCCGAAGAGGTAAAGGCTTATGCGGGGCGGGCGGGCTGTGATATGCCGGATAAGGCATGTCCGGTCTGCGGTGCGCCGCTTAAGAAGGACGGCTTCGATATCCCTTTTGAAACCTTCCTCGGTTTTAAGGGAGACAAGGAGCCGGACATTGACCTTAACTTTTCCGGTGAATACCAGAGTAAGGCACATAAATATACGGAGGTTATCTTCGGAGCGGGGCAGACATACAGGGCCGGGACGATAGGTACCCTGGCGGATAAGACCGCCTTCGGCTATGTGAAGAATTATTTCGAAGAGCGCGGATGGAGAAAGCGTACCTGCGAAATCAACCGCATTGTCGTAGGGTGCACAGGAATTCGAAGAAGTACTGGCCAGCATCCGGGAGGCATTATCGTATTGCCTTTGGGTGAGGATATCAACTCTTTTACGCCTGTGCAGCATCCGGCTAATGATATGACCACGGATACCGTAACGACCCATTTCGATTACCACTCCATAGACCATAACCTATTGAAGCTGGATATTCTTGGGCACGACGATCCTACCATGATTCGTATGCTTCAAGATTTGACAGGAATCGATCCGGTAAAGATTCCTTTGGACGATAAACAGGTCATGTCTCTGTTTAAGAATACGGAGGCACTTGGAATTACGCCCGACCAGATCGGGGGCTGTAAGCTGGGAGCTTTGGGAATACCGGAGTTCGGTACGGAATTCGCCATGCAGATGTTGATCGATACGAAGCCTCAGGCTTTTTCCGATTTGGTCAGAATTGCGGGGCTGGCTCACGGTACGGACGTATGGCTTGGAAATGCACAGACGCTCATTCAGGAAGGAAAGGCGACTATTTCCACGGCAATCTGTACAAGAGACGATATCATGGTCTATTTGATCGGTATGGGAGTGGAGAGCTCTCTGGCGTTTAACATAATGGAGAGCGTGCGGAAAGGAAAGGGCCTGACCGCTCAGATGGAGGAAGCCATGGTGGCTGCGGATGTGCCCGACTGGTATATATGGTCGTGCAAGAAGATCAAGTATATGTTCCCGAAAGCCCATGCGGCGGCATATGTTATGATGGCTTGGCGCATCGCCTATTGTAAGATCAATTATCCCCTTGCTTTTTATGCGGCCTTTTTCAGCATCCGTGCCTCTGCCTTTTCCTATGAGCTGATGTGTCAGGGCAGGGATCACTTGGAGAAAATGATGACGGATTATAAGCGCAGAAGTGATACGCTGTCAAAAAAGGAGCAGGACTCATTCCGTGATATGAAGGTTGTTCAGGAGATGTACGCCAGGGGATTTGAATTCGTTCCTATCGATATTTTTTCCGCACAGTCCCGCCTGTTCCAAGTCGTGGGCGGCAAGCTCATGCCGTCGCTAAATAGCATAGATGGTTTGGGAGAGAAGGCGGCGGACGCCATTGTAGAGGCTGCTAAGGACGGCGCTTTTTTGTCGAAGGACGATTTCAGACAGAGAACGAAGGTCTCCAAAACGGTCATCGAGCTGATGGACACCTTGAATTTGTTAGGTAATCTTCCGGAGTCGAATCAAATAAGTTTATTTGATTTTGTATCCTAAATATTATATAATAAAAGGGAAGTTTTGGTAGTACATAAGACGTCAGATGGAGGGTACATATGTTTAGTCAGATTTTTGGGAGATATTTAGTGGGAAAAAACTTGATTTCGGCGAGTAAGCTGGAAAAGGCATTGGAATATCAGCAGAAGGTCCGCGTAAAAATGGGGCTTATCGCTGTTTCCGAGAAGCTTTTAACCGAAGAAGAAGCGGAAAAAATTAATAAAAGGCAGGCAGGGGAAGATAAGCGCTTCGGCGATATTGCGGTAGAACAGGGTTACCTGACTGAGAATCAGGTAGAGAGGCTTTTAAAGCTTCAGGGTAATCCTTATCTGGTGTTCGTACAGTCGATGACGGAGAATGGCATTATGACGCTTGAGGAAATAGAGAAAGCGATGGAGCTGTACCGGAAAGAGACTGGATTTACGGCTACCGATATCGAGGATTTGAAGAGCGGCGATGCGGATCGTATCGTACCTCTTTTCATAAGGAGCGACGATGAGCGGGCGCAGGCGCTTGCGGGAGTAGCTATCCGCACGGTGATCCGCCTGATAGATTCCAGAATAGCAATCGGCCCCTCCGAGGAAGTCGAAGATTATGAATTCAAAGATATAGCTTTACAGGACGTAAAGGGGGAGTACAATATAACTCTAGGGCTTTCGGGAGAAGAGAACAGTCTGCTTGCAATCGCCAGCGCTTTTGCGAAGGAAGAGTTTACCGAGATGGATCTGTATGCTTTCGACTCGGTATGTGAGTTCATTAACTGTGTAAACGGGCTGTATGCTTCCGCGTTGAGTGTAGAGGGAGTTTCAGTGGATATGGTTCCTCCCATGTTTTATCAGAAGGGAAGAATAAAAGTTGACGGGAAAGCGCTCGTTATCCCTTTATACATTAAGAACAGCAAGATAGAAGTTTTTATTGCGATGGACACAAACCTTAACGTTTCCGTATAACATAGATATATATCAATAGGAGGACATAATTATGGCAAGTATTTTGATTATAGACGATTCGAGGACATCCCGAAAGATTTTGAAGGAAGTGTTGGAGAGCGCAGGACATAAGGTGGTTGGTGAGGCTGCGAACGGAGAAGAAGGAGTCGGTTTATATAGAGAATTGAAGCCGGACTTAGTGACCTTGGATATTACCATGCCGGTGATGAACGGTTTGGAGGCGCTTGAACACTTGATCGAGGAGGACAAGAAGGTGAAGGTTATTATGATTACCGCCGCCGGGCAGAAGGAGAAGATGGTCAAGGCAATTAAGGAAGGTGCTGCCGATTTCATTACCAAGCCTTTCGAGGCGGAACATGTAATCGAAGCGGTAAACCGCTTGTTGGAGCGATGAAATAAGGCGCGAAATGACCGATAAATGGAGGGGAAATTAAAAAGACAGAACAAATACAAAATTTTAAAAAAAAGTGCTTGCATTATTAGTCGTTTTATAATAAAATAAGCAAGTCGGCAAATGAACAGGAAAAAATGTTCGGTTTGTATTCGTTCTGGCTCGTTGGTCAAGCGGTTAAGACGCCGCCCTCTCACGGCGGAATCAGGGGTTCGATTCCCCTACGAGCTGCTTTAATTATTTTTTCGAAAATCCTTGCAATTAGTGTGATGTAGTGCTATAGTATAGGAAGAATATATGTTACTGTTAATTAGAGTGGACTTGCGAGTCCACTCTTTTTGCGGGTAATGATTTTCTGACGGGAATTTCTGATAGAAATTTTCTATCAGAAATTGAGAAAGGAACGGGTGAATAGATGTCCAGAAAAGAAACATATGAAAACAGGACAGAGGAGCTGCTTCGGCCGATAGTGCAGGAAGCTGGCGTAGAGATTTACGATGTGGAATATGTAAAAGAGGGGAGCGATTTTTATCTTCGTGCTTATATCGATAAGCCGGAGGGAGTGAATATTAATGACTGCGAGGCGGTGAGCCGTGCGCTGTCGGATGCGTTAGATGAGAAAGACTTTATAAGCGATGCCTACATTTTGGAAGTGAGCAGTCCGGGGCTTGGAAGAACATTGAAAAAAGATAAGCATTTGGAGAAAAGTATCGGAGAAGAAGTAGAAATTAAAACATATAAGCAGATAGACAAGTGTAAGGAGTTCAAAGGCGTATTGAAAGCATACGATGAGAAATCCGTAACGATAGAGGCTGAGAAGGAACTGGTTTTTGAAAGAACAGATATCGCATTAATCAGATTAGCACTTGATTTTTAGAGAGGATAATCTCGGTACGAGATAGCAGAAAGGAAAAGAGAAAAATGAACAAAGAATTGATGGAAGCATTAGATATTCTGGAGAAGGAAAAGGAAATCAGCAAAGAAACATTGTTTGATGCCATTGAGAATTCATTGATTACAGCCTGCAAAAATCATTTTGGAAAATCGGATAATATCAAAGTTGAAATTAACAGAGAGACCTGCGATTTTCTATGCTATGCGGAGAAAGAAGTAGTGGAGGAAGTAGAGGACGACTGCTGTCAGATTACGCTTGCGGATGCAAAAGAGCTTTCGCAAAAGGCGCAGCTTGGAGACCTTCTTCACGTAGAAATCAAATCCAAGGAATTCGGACGCATTGCAACACAGAATGCGAAGAATGTTATCCTGCAGAAAATAAGAGAAGAAGAAAGAAGCGTTATCTATAATCAGTATTATGAAAAAGAAAAAGATGTGGTAACCGGAATCGTACAACGTTATGTAGGAAAGAACATTAGCATAAACTTAGGGAAAGCGGACGGAATATTGAATGAGACCGAGCAGGTAAAGGGTGAAGTTTTCAAACCTACGGAACGGGTTAAGGTTTATATTTTGGAAGTGAAGAACACGCCTAAGGGACCGAGGATTCTCGTTAGCCGTACCCATCCCGAACTGGTAAAGAGGCTGTTTGAGTCCGAGGTTACGGAGATCAAGGACGGCACGGTTGAAATCAAAAGCATTGCCAGGGAATCGGGGAGCAGAACTAAAATGGCTGTTTGGTCCAATAATCCCAATGTGGATGCTGTAGGTGCATGTGTCGGTTTAAATGGCGCGCGAGTGAATTCCATTGTGGAGGAGCTGCGCGGAGAAAAAATCGACATTATTAACTGGGACGAAAACCCCGGCAATCTCATTCAGAATGCTTTGTCTCCGGCAAAAATCGTTGCGGTATTCGCAGATCCTGATGAAAAGACGGCAAAGGTCGTAGTACCGGATTATCAGCTTTCTCTGGCGATCGGTAAGGAAGGACAGAATGCAAGGCTCGCAGCGAGACTGACCGGATATAAGATAGACATCAAGAGTGAGACGCAGGCGAAGGATTCGCCGGGCTTCCGTTATGAGGATTACGCGGATGAATATGACGAGTATGACGAGGAATATGATGAAGAGTATGACGGCGAGTATGTAGAAGAGGATAGTTTGGAAGAAATTCCGGCAGAAGAATAGAGGGCTTTTGTATCAAATTGATACGATAAGCTTAGAAAGGGCATGATATGGCAAAGAAAATCCCTTTGAGACAATGCGTGGGCTGTGGTGAGATGAAGAGCAAGAAGGAAATGATGCGGGTTTTAAAAACAGCGGAAAACGACATTATTCTCGACGTAACAGGCAAAAAGAATGGAAGGGGTGCTTATGTTTGTATTTCTGAGGAGTGCCTGAAAAAGGCAAGGAAGAATAAAGGGCTTGAGCGGTCTTTTAAAATGAGTATTCCAGACGAGGTTTATGAAAAGCTGGAGAAGGAGTTTAGAGGAGAATGAATAAGATATATTCATTACTCGGCCTCGCTGCCAGATCCAGAAATGTAGTGAGCGGAGAGATAGCAACAGAAAAAGCAGTGAAGACGGGAAGCGCGGTATTGGTAATAGTCAGTAAGGACGCTTCCGATAATACCATAAAAATGTTTCGCAATATGTGTGACTTTTATAATGTGCCGTTTTTTCAATATGGAACGAAAGAGGAACTGGGGCACGCCATGGGTAAAGAAATGCGCTCTTCATTAGCAGTAACAGATAATGGATTTGCACAGTCCATAAAGAAGCATTTGGAAGCATCAGAAGAATAAAACGGAGGTAGTGAGCATGGCGAAAATGAAAGTACATGAGCTTGCGAAAGAATTAGATAAACAGAGTAAAGATATTATCTCTTTTCTACAAGAAAAGGGAATAGAGGCAAAGGCGCCGCAAAGCTCCATCGAGGACGATTCGGTAGCTCTTATAAGAAAACAATTTGGGAAAGAGAGGGCTGAGACGACGAAGCAGGAAGTTGTAAAAGCAGAGCAGGAGACAGCAGATATACCTAAGAAAAAGAAGAAGATTATTTTTGTGAGCAATCCTCACAACAGCAAGATGCCGGGACAAAAGCCCCAGCAGCAGGGCGGAGAGAGAAAAGCAACCTCGGCTCCTGGTAATAGCAATTCGACGAATTCGAATCAGAAAAAGGCTGCAGAGCCATATCGTCCGGTAAAACCGTTGACACCACCCTCGCCTACACCTCCCGTGACGATGGTATCGCCTGCCGGTACACCTAAAAAAGAGACGAAATCGATGCAGGAAGCAGATTCTGTAATTGAGACACAGACAGCGGCAGCAAGACCGACGGAAAGGGATACTTCTGAAAGAAGAAGCTATTCTGATAACCGCAGCGGCAATACGGAGTCTCAAAGAAGAACCGATAATAATAGAAATGACGGCGGAAGCAGACCGTATAATAACAACAGGCCCGACGGCGGAAACAGGCCGTATAATAACAACAGGCCTGACGGTGGGAGCAGACCGTATAATAACAACAGGCCCGACGGCGGAAACAGGCCGTATAATAACAACAGGCCTGACGGCGGAAACAGGCCGTATAATAACAATAATAACAGGCCCGACGGCGGAAGCAGACCGTATAATAACAACAGGCCTGACGGCGGAAACAGGCCGTATAATAACAATAATAACAGGCCCGACGGCGGAAGCAGACCGTATAATAACAACAGACCTGATGGCGGAAACAGACCATATAATAACAACAGGCCCGACAATA includes:
- a CDS encoding PP2C family protein-serine/threonine phosphatase, with translation MYIKGERAVFALICDGIGGLCRGEQASGFVSERMTEWFYAEALPMMARYKKMKKIKRAGIRSLYACNEEMRKFASQEQIQFGTTITMMIFYKKHYLLWHSGDTRAYRISLKRKMIKTSKDERMNSQGVLKRLTRDHSADEHILTKCIGSFVWKEPDSHIGRIKKKNTFLLCSDGFRHVISEEKLTETLLPSHLTSKEQIGRRIKEIADYSKRRGEKDNISAIVIKTG
- a CDS encoding serine/threonine-protein kinase yields the protein MENELGNLEEIPEEKYQMEGLQIGKCKIEEFLIEKYRIQEEIGKGGSGIVYKAQDERLGRTVAVKEFHGGKYARKEIELLKKLKHQALPDIFDYIVAGEKKYLVMEYIEGVTLESYVKKFGPICQKQALVWAGELAQVLHYLHGRGEPVIYRDMKPSNVMINDRGEAKLIDFGSAYFKYEERQEQICTGTYGYAAPEQFGRSAGSVVDERSDVYGLGATLHYMLTGSDPSLPPFLIQPLRFYNAALSPGLEKVIKKATEKERERRYQNIAQMEEALKKQNGADKRRKWMYAVAGVIYYILLLIAGGIFLNLWELYIRYGEERLIGNEWKVEVTAGVIIALCLIKTVLGSRRAGPCKKVRQIKSVYLSAKKNRGLMMIFCIVMASFLLAAPCMASEKDEIFPVVIRNEKGQKLIIRYDTVYSPPGDMKLEVPADSFEGGKEYELTLICTELDTKDERSRTFYLKFPAP
- the ispG gene encoding flavodoxin-dependent (E)-4-hydroxy-3-methylbut-2-enyl-diphosphate synthase, translating into MYRDNTKVVHIGNRVIGGGNPILIQSMTNTRTEDVEATVTQIHRLEQAGCEIIRCTVPTMEAALAIKEIKKQISIPLVADIHFDYRMAIAAMENGADKIRINPGNIGKKENVAAVVTVAKERNIPIRVGVNSGSLEKDLIEKYGGVTAQGIVESALDKVKMIEELGYDHLVISIKSSDVLMCVKAHEILAKETGYPLHVGITESGTLLGGNIKSGVGLGIILYQGIGDTIRVSLTGDPVEEIKSAKLILRTLGLRKGGIEVVSCPTCGRTKIDLIQLANEVEQMVQDIPLDIKVAVMGCAVNGPGEAREADIGIAGGTGEGLLIKKGKIVKKVPEDQLLSVLKEELLNWNKE
- a CDS encoding PolC-type DNA polymerase III — its product is MKKFFEVFPSLQLEDKLQDLFGQVEVERISATKRKDFLRIYISSDRLIRKEYVMKVEESIKKQLFPSFSMTIKIYEKYHLSAQYNPEKFMHIYKDSILLELREYSPVEYNIFKNADIEYPSENKIRLTIEDSVPARSKSEELLRILDKIYNERFEFQVDISVDYKEGKSGKYKEEDDLKIARQVADIAARVGGLSPGEDAQNESEAEANSPAEPKSGGVTKPIESGMRGSFRTGRKDGDKSDFRRAVKRSDNPDVLYGRDFDEEAMPIEDIIGEMGEVTIRGKIINMDKREIKNEKTILFYDITDFSDTLTVKLFAGNEQVAEITEGMRPGAFVKLKGMAVIDKFDNELTIGSISGVKRIPDFTSSRSDNSARKRVELHCHTKMSDMDGVSEAKDIVKRAYKWGHPAIAITDHGVVQSFPDANHVWEDLWKAEKAKRKEAGDKNPDKQDFFKVIYGMEAYLVDDLKEIVTGDKGQDFSSTFVVFDIETTGFSPVHNRIIEIGAVKVIDGQIADRYSAFVNPDVPIPFEIEKLTGINDEMVMDSPMIDVILPQFFDFCEDAVLVAHNANFDMSFIIENARRLGLEKEFTYVDTVGIARILLPHQARHTLDAVAKTLGISLENHHRAVDDAEATAEIFVKFIPMLKEEGADTLKKVNALGASSPDIVKKLPTYHAIILAKNDTGRVNLYRLVSESHLTFYSKRPRVPKSLLLKYREGLILGSACEAGELYRALLDGKADAEIARLVNFYDYLEIQPLGNNKFMIESEKVRNINSMDDIMDINKKIVELGEQFGKPVVATCDVHFLDPEDEVYRRIIMAGKGFSDSDDQAPLYLRTTEEMLEEFEYLGSDKAQEVVITNTNLIADMVETMSPVRPDKCAPIIPDSDKTLTDICYNKAHEIYGDMLPDIVEKRLERELHSIITNGFAVMYIIAQKLVWKSVEDGYLVGSRGSVGSSFVATMAGITEVNPLSPHYYCSECHYNDFYSEEVKAYAGRAGCDMPDKACPVCGAPLKKDGFDIPFETFLGFKGDKEPDIDLNFSGEYQSKAHKYTEVIFGAGQTYRAGTIGTLADKTAFGYVKNYFEERGWRKRTCEINRIVVGCTGIRRSTGQHPGGIIVLPLGEDINSFTPVQHPANDMTTDTVTTHFDYHSIDHNLLKLDILGHDDPTMIRMLQDLTGIDPVKIPLDDKQVMSLFKNTEALGITPDQIGGCKLGALGIPEFGTEFAMQMLIDTKPQAFSDLVRIAGLAHGTDVWLGNAQTLIQEGKATISTAICTRDDIMVYLIGMGVESSLAFNIMESVRKGKGLTAQMEEAMVAADVPDWYIWSCKKIKYMFPKAHAAAYVMMAWRIAYCKINYPLAFYAAFFSIRASAFSYELMCQGRDHLEKMMTDYKRRSDTLSKKEQDSFRDMKVVQEMYARGFEFVPIDIFSAQSRLFQVVGGKLMPSLNSIDGLGEKAADAIVEAAKDGAFLSKDDFRQRTKVSKTVIELMDTLNLLGNLPESNQISLFDFVS
- a CDS encoding chemotaxis protein CheX yields the protein MFSQIFGRYLVGKNLISASKLEKALEYQQKVRVKMGLIAVSEKLLTEEEAEKINKRQAGEDKRFGDIAVEQGYLTENQVERLLKLQGNPYLVFVQSMTENGIMTLEEIEKAMELYRKETGFTATDIEDLKSGDADRIVPLFIRSDDERAQALAGVAIRTVIRLIDSRIAIGPSEEVEDYEFKDIALQDVKGEYNITLGLSGEENSLLAIASAFAKEEFTEMDLYAFDSVCEFINCVNGLYASALSVEGVSVDMVPPMFYQKGRIKVDGKALVIPLYIKNSKIEVFIAMDTNLNVSV